From a region of the Mycobacterium intracellulare ATCC 13950 genome:
- a CDS encoding adenylate kinase yields the protein MRVVLLGPPGAGKGTQAQKLSEKLGIPQISTGELFRSNIENGTKLGLEAKRYLDAGDLVPSELTNQLVDDRLSDPDAANGFILDGFPRSLQQAKALHEMLERRGTDIDAVLEFRVSQDELLQRLKSRGRADDTDDVILNRMKVYRDETAPLLDYYRDELKTVDAIGTLDEVFARALQALGK from the coding sequence GTGAGAGTCGTTTTGCTGGGTCCGCCGGGGGCGGGCAAGGGGACGCAGGCGCAGAAGCTCTCCGAAAAGCTGGGGATCCCGCAAATCTCCACCGGTGAGCTGTTCCGCAGCAACATCGAGAACGGCACCAAACTGGGCCTGGAGGCCAAGCGCTACCTGGACGCCGGTGACCTGGTGCCCTCGGAGCTGACCAACCAGCTCGTCGACGACCGGTTGAGCGACCCGGACGCGGCCAACGGCTTCATCCTGGACGGGTTCCCGCGGTCGCTGCAGCAGGCCAAGGCGCTGCACGAGATGCTCGAACGCCGCGGCACCGACATCGACGCGGTGCTGGAGTTCCGGGTCTCCCAGGACGAGCTGCTGCAGCGGCTCAAGTCGCGCGGCCGCGCCGACGACACCGACGACGTCATCCTGAACCGGATGAAGGTCTACCGTGACGAGACCGCCCCGCTGCTGGACTACTACCGCGACGAACTCAAGACCGTCGACGCCATCGGCACCTTGGACGAAGTGTTCGCCCGCGCGCTGCAGGCGCTGGGCAAGTAG
- the secY gene encoding preprotein translocase subunit SecY — protein sequence MLSAFISSLRTVDLRRKILFTLGIVVLYRVGAALPSPGVNYPNVQQCIKEASGGAAGQIYSLINLFSGGALLKLTVFAVGVMPYITASIIVQLLTVVIPRFEELRKEGQSGQAKMTQYTRYLAIALAILQATSIVALAANGGLLQGCSLDIIADQSILTLIVIVLVMTGGAALVMWMGELITERGIGNGMSLLIFVGIAARIPAEGKTILDSRGGMIFTAVLIAALIIIVGVVFVEQGQRRIPVQYAKRMVGRRMYGGTSTYLPLKVNQAGVIPVIFASSLIYIPHLITQLIRSGSGGVGNSWWDKFVGSYLSDPSDPVYIGIYFGLIIFFTYFYVSITFNPDERADEMKKFGGFIPGIRPGKPTADYLRFVLSRITLPGSIYLGAISVLPNLFLQIGNGGAVQNLPFGGTAVLIMIGVGLDTVKQIESQLMQRNYEGFLK from the coding sequence TTGCTTTCCGCTTTCATCTCATCGCTGCGGACAGTCGACCTGAGACGGAAGATCCTCTTCACGCTTGGCATCGTCGTCTTGTACCGGGTCGGCGCCGCGCTGCCGTCCCCGGGCGTCAACTATCCGAACGTCCAGCAGTGCATCAAAGAGGCCAGCGGCGGCGCGGCCGGACAGATCTATTCGCTGATCAACCTGTTCTCCGGCGGGGCGCTGCTCAAACTCACGGTGTTCGCGGTGGGCGTGATGCCCTACATCACCGCCAGCATCATCGTCCAGCTGCTCACGGTGGTCATCCCGCGGTTCGAGGAACTGCGCAAGGAGGGCCAGTCCGGCCAGGCCAAGATGACGCAGTACACCCGCTATCTGGCGATCGCGCTGGCGATCCTGCAGGCCACGAGCATCGTGGCGCTGGCCGCCAACGGGGGGCTGCTGCAGGGCTGCTCGCTGGACATCATCGCCGACCAGAGCATCTTGACGCTGATCGTCATCGTGTTGGTGATGACCGGCGGCGCGGCCCTGGTGATGTGGATGGGTGAGCTGATCACCGAACGCGGCATCGGCAACGGCATGTCGCTGCTGATCTTCGTCGGCATCGCGGCCCGCATCCCCGCCGAGGGCAAGACCATCCTGGACAGCCGGGGCGGGATGATCTTCACCGCCGTGCTCATCGCCGCGCTGATCATCATCGTCGGCGTGGTGTTCGTCGAGCAGGGCCAGCGGCGCATCCCGGTGCAATACGCCAAGCGCATGGTCGGCCGCCGGATGTACGGCGGCACCTCGACGTATCTGCCGCTCAAGGTCAACCAGGCCGGTGTCATCCCGGTGATCTTCGCGTCCTCGCTCATCTATATCCCGCACCTGATCACCCAGCTGATCCGCAGCGGCAGCGGCGGCGTGGGCAACAGCTGGTGGGACAAGTTCGTCGGCAGCTACCTGTCCGACCCCAGCGACCCCGTCTACATCGGCATCTATTTCGGGCTGATCATCTTCTTCACGTACTTCTACGTGTCGATCACCTTCAACCCCGATGAGCGCGCCGACGAGATGAAGAAGTTCGGCGGGTTCATCCCCGGGATCCGGCCGGGCAAGCCGACCGCCGATTACCTGCGGTTCGTGCTGAGCCGGATCACGTTGCCGGGTTCGATCTACCTCGGTGCGATCTCGGTGCTGCCCAACCTGTTCTTGCAGATCGGCAACGGCGGGGCGGTACAGAACCTGCCGTTCGGCGGCACCGCGGTGTTGATCATGATTGGCGTGGGCTTGGATACGGTCAAGCAGATCGAGAGTCAGCTCATGCAGCGCAACTATGAAGGGTTCCTCAAGTGA
- a CDS encoding class I SAM-dependent methyltransferase: MTRTDQDSWDLASSVGATATMVAAARALASGGTNPIINDPFAAPLVRAVGLDFFRRLVDGEVTEPEGDGAAGGGGKELALETDSMAVRTRFFDDFFLNAARDGIRQSVILAAGLDARAYRLGWPPGSVVYEVDQPKVVEFKSATLASLGASPAADRRTVGIDLREDWPAALRGSGFDVTRPTAWSAEGLLMYLPPDAQDRLFDNITALSAPGSKLATEYHPDNGTTMSQRAREFNDRWARVGCDIDLSGLFFDGERSNVVDYLTGRGWRVSTRPRRDLFGDYGLEFPDDDEAAQHPNIVAVTATLGS; the protein is encoded by the coding sequence ATGACACGCACCGACCAAGACAGCTGGGACTTGGCCTCGAGCGTCGGCGCCACCGCCACGATGGTCGCCGCGGCCCGCGCGCTGGCCAGCGGGGGAACCAATCCGATCATCAACGACCCGTTCGCCGCGCCGTTGGTGCGGGCGGTCGGCCTGGATTTCTTCCGCCGCCTGGTCGACGGCGAGGTCACCGAGCCCGAGGGCGACGGGGCGGCCGGAGGCGGCGGGAAGGAGCTGGCGCTGGAGACCGATTCGATGGCGGTGCGCACCCGCTTCTTCGACGACTTCTTCCTCAATGCCGCCCGCGACGGGATTCGCCAATCGGTGATCCTGGCCGCCGGCCTCGACGCCCGCGCCTACCGGCTGGGCTGGCCGCCCGGCAGCGTGGTGTACGAGGTCGACCAGCCCAAGGTCGTCGAGTTCAAGAGCGCCACCCTGGCCAGCCTGGGCGCCTCCCCGGCCGCGGACCGGCGGACCGTCGGCATCGACCTGCGGGAGGACTGGCCGGCGGCGTTGCGCGGCAGCGGCTTTGACGTGACGCGGCCGACGGCGTGGAGTGCCGAGGGCCTGCTGATGTACCTGCCGCCCGACGCGCAGGACCGGCTCTTCGACAACATCACCGCGCTCAGCGCGCCCGGCAGCAAGCTGGCCACCGAATATCACCCCGACAACGGGACGACGATGTCGCAACGCGCGCGGGAGTTCAACGACAGGTGGGCCAGAGTCGGCTGCGACATCGACCTTTCGGGGCTGTTCTTCGACGGCGAGCGCAGCAACGTCGTCGACTACCTCACCGGCCGGGGATGGCGGGTGAGTACCCGGCCGCGGCGCGATCTGTTCGGCGACTACGGCCTGGAATTCCCCGACGATGACGAGGCGGCGCAGCACCCCAACATCGTTGCGGTCACCGCGACATTGGGCTCATAA
- a CDS encoding GNAT family N-acetyltransferase: MTDHDRKATRREIADALSKAVERRHEIADAIVESENRAAAVEAIVRLLDTSHLAAEAVMGMSFDQLTIDSRRKILAELEDLNKQLSFTLGERPASSGETLELRPFSAATDRDIFAVRTEEIGAAGDGSGGPAGSLDDEISAALGRVDDEEAAWFVAVDSGQKVGMVFGELVRGEVNVRIWIHPDYRKRGYGTAALRKSRSEMAWCFPAVPMVVRAPAAKPPG; encoded by the coding sequence ATGACCGACCACGACCGCAAAGCCACCCGCCGGGAAATCGCCGACGCCCTGTCGAAAGCCGTGGAGCGGCGGCACGAAATCGCCGACGCCATCGTGGAATCAGAGAACAGGGCGGCCGCGGTGGAGGCGATCGTCCGGCTGCTCGACACCTCCCACCTGGCCGCCGAGGCGGTGATGGGCATGTCGTTCGATCAGCTCACCATCGACTCGCGCCGCAAGATCCTCGCCGAACTCGAAGACCTCAACAAGCAGCTGAGCTTCACCCTGGGCGAGCGCCCGGCGAGCTCGGGAGAGACCCTGGAGTTGCGGCCCTTCTCCGCCGCCACCGACCGCGACATCTTCGCCGTGCGCACCGAGGAGATCGGCGCGGCCGGCGACGGCTCGGGCGGGCCGGCCGGCAGCCTGGACGACGAGATCAGCGCGGCCCTCGGACGCGTCGACGACGAGGAGGCCGCGTGGTTCGTGGCCGTCGACTCCGGCCAGAAGGTCGGCATGGTGTTCGGCGAGCTGGTCCGCGGCGAGGTCAACGTGCGGATCTGGATTCACCCCGATTACCGCAAGCGGGGCTACGGCACCGCCGCCCTGCGCAAGTCGCGCTCGGAGATGGCGTGGTGTTTCCCCGCGGTCCCGATGGTCGTGCGCGCACCGGCGGCCAAACCCCCCGGCTGA
- a CDS encoding xylulokinase encodes MSRIDVTIGIDVGSTAVKAIAADADGNVAARVRIPHALRVPAADRLEHDADEAWRRGPSAALAELADRTDVAAVAVSAMVPSMTAVDATGTPITPGLLYGDGRGRTPGGDAQPLPALGEAAEFLRWTAAQEPDAAGYWPAPAVANHALAGDAVIDIATAATAFPLFDGTGWDPAACAERGARIEQMPRVESMGAVVGEVRGSGAALATGAIDALCEQIVAGADRDGDVLVMCGTTLIVWTTISEPRQMPGLWTIPHTTPGKSQIGGASNAGGLFLGWVDRVVAQADPTAVEPGRVPVWSPYLRGERSPFHDPDRRGLLEALDLTHDAAALRRAAYEASGFVVRQLIELSAAPVSRIVATGGGTRVGPWLQAIADATGRPVEVSAVAEGAALGAAFLARMAAGLETTIADAARWVRTERVVEPDPVWAAAVEDRYHRFLQMAERRCGAVAPPPF; translated from the coding sequence GTGTCACGCATAGACGTCACAATCGGCATCGACGTCGGCAGCACCGCGGTCAAGGCGATAGCCGCCGACGCCGACGGCAACGTGGCGGCGCGGGTGCGCATCCCCCACGCGCTGCGGGTCCCGGCGGCCGACCGCCTCGAGCACGACGCCGACGAGGCGTGGCGGCGGGGGCCGTCGGCGGCCCTGGCCGAACTGGCCGACCGGACCGATGTCGCGGCGGTGGCCGTCTCGGCGATGGTGCCGTCGATGACCGCCGTCGACGCGACGGGCACGCCGATCACGCCGGGGCTGCTGTACGGCGACGGCCGGGGCCGCACCCCCGGCGGGGACGCGCAGCCCCTGCCCGCGCTCGGCGAGGCGGCGGAGTTCCTGCGGTGGACGGCCGCGCAGGAGCCCGACGCCGCCGGCTACTGGCCCGCGCCGGCGGTGGCCAACCACGCGCTGGCCGGCGACGCCGTGATCGACATCGCCACCGCCGCCACGGCGTTCCCCCTGTTCGACGGGACCGGCTGGGACCCCGCCGCGTGTGCCGAGCGCGGCGCCCGCATCGAGCAGATGCCGCGGGTGGAAAGCATGGGGGCCGTCGTCGGGGAGGTGCGGGGCAGCGGCGCCGCGCTGGCCACCGGCGCGATCGACGCGCTGTGCGAACAGATCGTGGCCGGCGCCGACCGCGACGGCGACGTGCTGGTGATGTGCGGCACCACGCTGATCGTGTGGACGACCATTTCCGAGCCCCGGCAGATGCCAGGGCTGTGGACCATTCCCCACACCACGCCCGGCAAGAGTCAGATCGGCGGGGCGAGCAACGCCGGCGGGCTGTTCCTCGGCTGGGTGGATCGCGTTGTGGCGCAAGCGGATCCGACGGCCGTCGAACCCGGCCGCGTACCGGTGTGGTCGCCCTACCTGCGCGGCGAGCGCAGCCCGTTCCACGACCCGGACCGCCGCGGCCTGCTCGAGGCGCTGGATCTGACCCACGACGCCGCCGCGCTGCGGCGGGCCGCCTACGAGGCGTCGGGCTTCGTGGTGCGCCAGCTCATCGAACTGTCCGCCGCGCCGGTGTCGCGCATCGTGGCCACCGGCGGCGGCACCCGGGTCGGGCCGTGGCTGCAGGCCATCGCCGACGCCACCGGGCGCCCCGTCGAGGTGTCCGCGGTGGCGGAGGGGGCCGCGCTGGGGGCCGCCTTCCTCGCCCGCATGGCCGCCGGCCTGGAGACGACGATCGCCGACGCCGCCCGTTGGGTGCGCACCGAGCGCGTCGTCGAGCCCGATCCCGTATGGGCGGCGGCGGTCGAGGACCGCTACCACCGCTTCCTACAGATGGCAGAGCGCCGATGTGGCGCGGTGGCACCACCGCCGTTCTAG
- a CDS encoding NAD(P)-dependent oxidoreductase — MTSKPRALVTAPMRGPGFAKLRELADVIYDPWIEQTPLRIYSAEQLAERIASEGAEIVVVESDSVRGPVFAQGLRAIASTRGDPNNVDIAGATAAGIPVLNTPARNADAVAEMTVALLLAATRHVLPADADVRSGNIFRDGSIPYQRFRGGEIAGRTAGLVGLGAVGRATQWRLSGLGLRVIAHDPYNPDARHSLDELLAEADIVSLHAPVTDDTAGMIGAGQFAAMRDGVVFLNTARAQLHDTDALVDALVAGKVAAAGLDHFAGEWLPADHPLVGMANVVLTPHIGGATWNTEARQAQMVADDLEALLKGDAPAHLVNPEVLGP, encoded by the coding sequence GTGACGTCCAAACCGCGCGCCTTGGTCACGGCCCCGATGCGGGGCCCGGGCTTCGCCAAGCTGCGGGAACTGGCCGACGTGATCTATGACCCCTGGATCGAGCAGACCCCGCTGCGCATCTACAGCGCCGAGCAGCTGGCCGAACGGATCGCGAGCGAGGGCGCCGAAATCGTGGTGGTGGAAAGCGATTCGGTGCGCGGCCCGGTGTTCGCCCAGGGGTTGCGCGCGATCGCCTCCACCCGCGGCGACCCCAACAACGTCGACATCGCCGGGGCCACCGCGGCCGGCATCCCGGTGCTGAACACCCCGGCCCGCAACGCCGACGCCGTCGCCGAGATGACGGTGGCGCTGCTGCTGGCCGCCACCCGCCACGTGCTGCCCGCGGACGCGGATGTGCGCAGCGGCAACATCTTTCGCGACGGCAGCATCCCCTATCAGCGTTTCCGCGGCGGCGAGATCGCGGGGCGCACCGCCGGGCTGGTGGGCCTGGGCGCCGTCGGCCGCGCCACCCAGTGGCGGCTGTCCGGGTTGGGCCTGCGGGTCATCGCGCACGACCCGTACAACCCCGACGCGCGCCACAGCCTCGACGAGCTGCTGGCCGAGGCCGACATCGTGTCGCTGCACGCGCCGGTCACCGATGACACGGCCGGCATGATCGGCGCCGGGCAGTTCGCGGCCATGCGCGACGGCGTGGTCTTCCTCAATACCGCCCGCGCCCAGCTGCACGACACCGACGCGCTCGTCGACGCCCTGGTCGCGGGCAAGGTGGCCGCCGCCGGCCTGGATCACTTCGCCGGCGAATGGCTGCCGGCCGACCATCCGCTCGTGGGGATGGCAAACGTCGTGCTGACCCCGCACATCGGCGGCGCGACCTGGAACACCGAGGCCCGGCAGGCGCAGATGGTGGCCGACGACCTCGAGGCGCTGCTGAAGGGTGACGCGCCCGCCCATCTCGTCAACCCGGAGGTACTAGGCCCATGA
- a CDS encoding L-fuculose-phosphate aldolase: MKFVENAETAVLDAAKDMLRRGLVEGTAGNISARRADGNIVITPSSVDYRDMQLDDLVLVDPGGSVLQAADGRSPSSEMQLHLACFAAFDDIGSVIHSHPVWATMFAIAHQPIPACIDEFAVYCGGDVRCTDYAASGTADVGTNAVAALEGRAAALIANHGLVAVGPRPDKVLHVTALVERTAQIVWGARALGGPVPIPEDVNKNFAAVYGYLRANA; this comes from the coding sequence ATGAAATTCGTCGAGAACGCGGAGACCGCGGTGCTGGACGCGGCCAAGGACATGCTGCGCCGGGGCCTGGTGGAGGGCACCGCCGGCAACATCTCGGCGCGCCGCGCCGACGGCAACATCGTCATCACCCCGTCTTCCGTCGACTACCGCGACATGCAGCTCGACGACCTCGTGCTGGTCGATCCGGGCGGCTCGGTGCTGCAGGCGGCCGATGGCCGGTCGCCGTCCTCGGAGATGCAGTTGCACCTGGCCTGCTTTGCCGCGTTCGACGACATCGGCAGCGTCATTCACAGTCATCCGGTGTGGGCGACCATGTTCGCCATCGCCCACCAACCGATCCCGGCGTGCATCGACGAGTTCGCGGTGTATTGCGGCGGGGACGTCCGGTGCACCGATTACGCCGCGTCCGGGACCGCCGACGTGGGTACCAACGCGGTCGCCGCGCTCGAGGGCCGCGCCGCCGCCCTGATCGCCAACCACGGCCTGGTGGCGGTGGGACCGCGGCCCGACAAGGTTTTACATGTCACCGCGCTGGTGGAGCGCACCGCCCAAATCGTTTGGGGCGCACGCGCTCTCGGGGGGCCGGTGCCGATCCCCGAGGACGTCAACAAAAACTTCGCCGCGGTCTACGGTTATCTGCGGGCCAACGCCTGA
- a CDS encoding MBL fold metallo-hydrolase: MRRFRLGRATLARVVELRFSLGAKSFPHTPPSGWHDNADLLVPDFFDPDTDQWHIAIQSWVIQVDGLTVIVDTGVGNDRLRPHMPPLDHLNTAFLAALRSAGVERDAVDVVVNTHMHSDHVGWNTMLDNGTWVPTFPNARYLLPAADYRHFEPDGPAARRSPRTEAEAAQQRGDQLVFADSVLPIDAAGQLIRWSDDYAVSDSLRLRPAPGHTPGSSVLWLDAGQPAVFVGDLTHSPLQVRRPGDACAFDIDAAAAAVTRRRIFTEAAQATATVIPAHYPGRGGATIRALGDEFEVGEWLDIPAL, translated from the coding sequence ATGCGGCGGTTCCGGCTCGGCCGCGCCACCCTGGCGCGGGTAGTCGAACTGCGATTCTCGTTGGGCGCCAAGTCTTTTCCCCATACCCCGCCGTCGGGGTGGCACGACAATGCCGACCTGCTGGTGCCCGACTTCTTCGATCCCGACACCGATCAGTGGCACATCGCGATCCAGAGCTGGGTCATTCAGGTCGACGGCCTGACGGTCATCGTCGACACCGGCGTCGGCAACGATCGGCTGCGCCCGCACATGCCGCCCTTGGACCACCTGAACACGGCGTTCTTGGCCGCGCTGCGTTCGGCGGGCGTCGAGCGCGACGCCGTCGACGTGGTGGTCAACACCCACATGCACTCCGACCACGTCGGCTGGAACACCATGCTGGACAACGGCACCTGGGTGCCGACGTTCCCCAACGCCCGGTACCTGCTGCCCGCCGCCGACTATCGCCACTTCGAACCCGACGGGCCCGCCGCGCGGCGGTCGCCGCGCACCGAAGCCGAAGCTGCCCAGCAGCGCGGCGACCAGCTGGTGTTCGCGGACAGCGTGTTACCCATCGACGCTGCGGGGCAACTGATCCGGTGGTCGGACGACTACGCGGTCAGCGATTCGCTGCGGCTGCGGCCCGCCCCCGGGCACACGCCGGGCTCCTCGGTGCTCTGGCTGGACGCGGGCCAACCCGCGGTCTTCGTCGGTGATCTCACCCACAGCCCGTTGCAGGTGCGTCGCCCCGGCGACGCGTGCGCCTTCGACATCGACGCCGCCGCGGCCGCAGTGACCCGCCGCCGCATCTTCACCGAGGCCGCGCAGGCGACAGCGACGGTGATACCCGCGCACTACCCCGGCCGCGGCGGCGCGACGATCCGCGCGCTCGGCGACGAATTCGAAGTCGGTGAGTGGCTGGACATTCCAGCCCTGTGA
- a CDS encoding zinc-dependent alcohol dehydrogenase — translation MRALVYGVPPEPFEVPERANALTQNLARTPTALREVPDPQLPQEDWVLTRPRLTGICGSDSKQILMDFGEGDADNAMSAFCSFPQVLGHEVVADVVALGPRARGLQVGQRVVLNPWLSCGPRGIAPPCPACQAGDYSLCWSFTDGALSPGIHTGVSADVTGGYAELMPAHDSMLFAVPDSIPDEAAVFADPFSVSLHAVTRHPPPDTGPVLVYGAGSLGLCAVAILRALYPDVAVAVIARFGAQAELARRFGAAKVLAHEPRSDLIEELVAWGGGRLRRPLLGLPMAHPGAVDVVYDTIGKPETFEVGVRVLRSRGTLVKAGVHAPGRWEDSPLYFKEVSLVGSNAFGVEEVDGQRKHAIAHYLDLAGAGRVDLRPMLTHTFGLARWRDAFWALADQGESGAVKVAIDQR, via the coding sequence ATGAGGGCGCTGGTCTACGGCGTGCCACCGGAGCCCTTCGAGGTGCCCGAGCGCGCCAACGCGCTCACCCAGAACCTGGCCCGCACCCCGACCGCGCTGCGCGAGGTGCCGGATCCGCAACTGCCGCAGGAGGACTGGGTGCTCACCCGGCCGCGGCTGACCGGCATCTGCGGGTCGGATTCCAAGCAGATCCTGATGGACTTCGGCGAAGGCGACGCCGACAACGCCATGTCCGCGTTCTGTTCGTTCCCGCAAGTCCTGGGCCACGAGGTGGTGGCCGACGTGGTGGCGCTGGGCCCCAGGGCGCGCGGCCTGCAGGTGGGGCAGCGGGTGGTGCTCAACCCGTGGCTGTCCTGCGGGCCGCGGGGCATCGCGCCGCCCTGCCCGGCGTGTCAGGCCGGCGACTACAGCCTGTGCTGGAGCTTCACCGACGGCGCCCTGAGCCCCGGCATCCACACCGGCGTCTCGGCCGACGTGACGGGCGGCTACGCCGAATTGATGCCCGCCCACGACAGCATGCTGTTCGCGGTTCCGGACTCGATCCCCGACGAGGCGGCCGTGTTCGCCGACCCGTTCTCGGTGTCCCTGCACGCGGTCACCCGCCACCCTCCGCCCGATACGGGCCCGGTGCTGGTGTACGGGGCCGGCTCGCTGGGTTTGTGCGCGGTCGCGATCCTGCGGGCGCTGTATCCCGACGTGGCCGTGGCCGTGATAGCCCGTTTCGGTGCCCAGGCCGAGCTGGCCCGCCGGTTCGGCGCCGCGAAAGTCCTTGCCCACGAGCCGCGTTCGGACCTCATCGAGGAGCTCGTGGCGTGGGGCGGTGGCCGGCTGCGCCGGCCGCTGCTGGGCCTGCCGATGGCCCACCCCGGCGCGGTCGACGTCGTCTACGACACGATCGGAAAGCCCGAGACCTTCGAGGTGGGCGTCCGGGTCCTGCGCTCGCGGGGCACCCTGGTGAAGGCCGGCGTGCACGCGCCCGGCCGCTGGGAGGACAGCCCGCTCTACTTCAAAGAGGTTTCCCTGGTGGGCTCCAACGCCTTCGGCGTCGAGGAGGTCGACGGGCAGCGCAAGCACGCCATCGCCCACTACCTCGACCTGGCCGGCGCCGGACGCGTCGACCTGCGTCCCATGCTCACCCATACCTTCGGGTTGGCGCGGTGGCGCGACGCTTTCTGGGCGCTCGCCGATCAGGGCGAGAGCGGCGCGGTCAAGGTGGCGATCGATCAGCGGTGA
- a CDS encoding SDR family NAD(P)-dependent oxidoreductase, with product MAYERVLITGASSGLGAALARRLAGGGAVVGLVARRRDRLAEVLADCRRTAPGSAMWVADLADTSALRDLAATAWDTLGGIDVLINNAAVPKRRPVTALDPDEVEEVMRVNFFAPMRLTLALLPRMRERGSGMIVNVSSVGGRLGIIHESAYCASKFALCGWSEAMAVDLHGTPIAVKLIEPGPVDTEIWDHPGSEEPLYRGPKVSADEVADGILAALGTEGFEHYVPDMKPVVDAKNADLDAFIAGAAGLAAP from the coding sequence ATGGCGTACGAGCGGGTGCTGATCACGGGCGCTTCGTCGGGTCTGGGCGCGGCCCTGGCCCGGCGTCTGGCCGGCGGTGGCGCAGTGGTCGGGCTGGTCGCGCGCCGCCGGGATCGGCTGGCCGAGGTCCTGGCCGACTGCCGGCGTACCGCCCCGGGATCGGCGATGTGGGTCGCCGACCTGGCCGACACCTCCGCGCTGCGTGACCTGGCGGCGACCGCCTGGGACACGCTCGGGGGCATCGACGTGCTGATCAACAACGCGGCCGTCCCGAAGCGGCGCCCGGTCACCGCGCTGGATCCCGACGAGGTCGAAGAGGTCATGCGGGTCAACTTCTTCGCCCCGATGCGGCTGACGCTGGCCCTGTTGCCGCGGATGCGCGAGCGGGGATCGGGCATGATCGTCAACGTGTCCAGTGTCGGCGGCCGGCTCGGGATAATCCACGAAAGCGCCTACTGTGCAAGCAAATTCGCGCTGTGTGGCTGGAGCGAGGCGATGGCCGTGGACCTGCACGGCACACCTATCGCGGTGAAGCTGATCGAGCCCGGCCCGGTGGACACGGAGATCTGGGATCACCCGGGCAGCGAGGAACCCCTCTACCGGGGTCCCAAGGTTTCCGCCGACGAGGTGGCCGACGGCATCCTCGCCGCCCTGGGCACCGAGGGCTTCGAGCATTACGTGCCGGACATGAAACCGGTCGTCGACGCCAAGAACGCCGACCTCGACGCGTTCATCGCCGGGGCGGCGGGGCTGGCGGCGCCATGA
- a CDS encoding class I SAM-dependent methyltransferase has translation MTSTRYEGDTWDLASSVGVTATMVAAARAMATRAERPLINDPFAEPLVKAVGVDLLSRLASGELDPAELNDVHDGAASSAGAMSRMADNMAVRTKFFDEFFMDATNAGIKQAVILASGLDARAYRLAWPAGTVVYEVDQPQVIEFKTRSLAELGAAPTAERRVVAVDLRDDWPTALKDAGFDPAQPTAWSAEGLLGYLPPEAQDRLLDTITELSAPGSRLATESAPNPAPGDDEKLKERMQAISERWRAHGFDLDMAGLVYFGDRNEAAPYLAAHGWRLNSASIRDLFAANGLDPLGDDDMRMGEMLYTSGTYE, from the coding sequence ATGACTTCCACCAGGTACGAGGGCGACACCTGGGACCTCGCCTCCAGCGTCGGCGTGACCGCCACCATGGTCGCGGCGGCCCGGGCGATGGCCACCCGCGCCGAGCGCCCGCTGATCAACGACCCGTTCGCCGAGCCGCTGGTCAAGGCGGTCGGAGTCGACCTGCTCTCCCGGCTGGCCAGCGGCGAGCTCGACCCGGCCGAGCTGAACGACGTCCACGACGGCGCCGCCAGCTCCGCCGGGGCAATGTCGCGGATGGCCGACAACATGGCCGTGCGCACCAAGTTCTTCGACGAATTCTTCATGGACGCCACGAACGCGGGCATCAAGCAGGCGGTGATCCTGGCCTCCGGGCTGGACGCGCGGGCCTACCGGTTGGCGTGGCCGGCCGGGACGGTGGTCTACGAGGTGGACCAGCCGCAGGTCATCGAATTCAAGACCCGCTCGCTGGCCGAGCTGGGCGCCGCCCCCACCGCCGAGCGGCGCGTGGTGGCCGTCGACCTGCGCGACGACTGGCCCACAGCGCTCAAGGACGCCGGATTCGATCCCGCCCAGCCGACGGCGTGGAGCGCCGAGGGCCTGCTCGGCTACCTGCCGCCGGAGGCACAGGATCGCCTGCTGGACACCATCACCGAGCTCAGCGCGCCGGGCAGCCGGCTGGCCACCGAGAGCGCGCCCAACCCCGCACCCGGCGACGACGAGAAGCTCAAGGAGCGCATGCAGGCGATCTCCGAGCGCTGGCGCGCGCACGGCTTCGATCTCGACATGGCGGGGCTGGTCTACTTCGGCGACCGCAACGAGGCCGCCCCCTACCTGGCCGCTCACGGGTGGCGCCTGAACAGCGCCAGCATCCGGGATCTGTTCGCCGCCAACGGGCTTGACCCGCTCGGCGACGACGACATGCGGATGGGCGAGATGCTCTACACGAGCGGCACCTATGAGTGA